A window from Sinorhizobium fredii encodes these proteins:
- a CDS encoding extracellular solute-binding protein, whose translation MTHSLRKYMLAAASALALAVATPALAATELTVQRFFGACDAEFGTNTDVSKAVGECGIITSLINKFNADNPDVHVTVTTVEWPGYDQLTAQFAAGDPPDIVTVHHSVLGDYQSKGLLMPLDDLLKTVGVSPSDFTDASLSGVTKDGKIYGLPIDNWTMLFHISLDLFKKAGLVNADGTPKLPASVDELMAQAKQFKEKTGKPYFVQNLANEVALYTRNLYTYLFQQDSDFFADPKQVKMNTPEARKVLEMYKAIYDNDDTTKDLDYAASINAFLAGEGGVHLNGTWVIGDYTASSETSGTALNAGGYAVYPYPQLFSGKKAQYADGHSWAVSQKDRTPEEEAAIGKFLKFFNDNDYEWSRTGHLPAVKAVLESDAFKKLPHRDTIAPIATLGTPLPSTVQRQFAIQDIIGQEMNAAITGQKEIDAALADMESRINELLANI comes from the coding sequence ATGACGCATAGCCTGAGGAAGTACATGCTGGCGGCCGCCTCGGCGCTCGCGCTCGCCGTCGCCACGCCTGCCCTGGCGGCAACCGAACTTACCGTGCAGCGCTTCTTCGGCGCCTGTGACGCGGAGTTCGGCACCAATACCGACGTCAGCAAGGCCGTCGGGGAATGCGGCATCATCACCTCGCTGATCAACAAGTTCAACGCCGACAACCCGGATGTGCATGTGACCGTGACCACCGTCGAATGGCCGGGCTACGACCAGCTGACGGCGCAGTTTGCGGCCGGCGACCCGCCGGACATCGTCACCGTCCACCACTCCGTGCTCGGCGACTACCAGTCCAAAGGCCTGTTGATGCCGCTTGACGATCTCCTGAAAACCGTTGGCGTCTCTCCCTCGGACTTCACCGACGCGAGCCTCAGCGGCGTCACCAAGGACGGCAAGATCTATGGCTTGCCGATCGACAACTGGACGATGCTGTTCCACATCAGCCTGGACCTCTTTAAGAAGGCCGGCCTCGTCAATGCCGACGGCACGCCGAAGCTGCCGGCGAGCGTCGACGAACTCATGGCACAGGCCAAGCAGTTCAAGGAAAAGACCGGCAAACCCTATTTCGTCCAAAATCTCGCGAACGAAGTCGCGCTCTACACGCGCAACCTCTACACCTATCTTTTCCAGCAGGATTCCGATTTCTTCGCCGATCCCAAGCAGGTCAAGATGAACACGCCCGAGGCCAGGAAGGTCCTCGAGATGTACAAGGCGATCTACGACAACGACGACACCACGAAAGACCTGGACTACGCCGCCAGCATCAATGCCTTTCTCGCAGGAGAAGGCGGCGTGCATTTGAATGGAACGTGGGTGATCGGCGACTATACCGCCTCCTCGGAAACATCCGGCACCGCGCTCAACGCCGGCGGCTACGCGGTCTACCCCTATCCTCAGCTTTTCTCGGGCAAAAAGGCCCAATATGCCGACGGCCACAGCTGGGCCGTTTCGCAGAAGGACCGCACGCCGGAGGAAGAGGCGGCGATCGGCAAGTTCCTGAAGTTCTTCAACGACAATGACTACGAATGGTCGCGCACCGGCCACCTTCCGGCGGTAAAGGCCGTGCTTGAGTCGGACGCATTCAAGAAGCTGCCGCATCGCGATACGATCGCGCCGATCGCAACACTCGGCACGCCGCTGCCGTCGACCGTGCAGCGCCAGTTCGCGATTCAGGACATCATCGGCCAGGAAATGAATGCGGCGATCACCGGCCAGAAGGAGATCGACGCCGCTCTGGCAGACATGGAGTCCCGCATCAACGAGTTGCTCGCGAATATCTGA
- the rnd gene encoding ribonuclease D has product MIQTTVELEAACQELARSSYITIDTEFLRETTFWPELCLIQMASPDAAVIVDPMAPGIDLAPFFALMANADVVKVFHAARQDIEIIHHLGNLIPHPLFDTQVAAMVCGFGDSVSYDQLVSRIKNVQIDKSSRFTDWSRRPLTDKQLEYALADVTHLRDIYHYLKAELEREGRSSWLAEEMAILENRETYDLHPENAWQRLKMRVRKPIELAVLQKIAAWREREARSRNVPRGRIIKDDAIYEIAQQQPKDAEALGRLRTIPKGWERSAAGTAIIEAVTEALALPKADLPRLPRQNHAPEGAAAAGEMLKVLLKLIAEKEGVAAKIIASSDDLDRIAAEGEKADVAALHGWRRELFGDMALKLINGEVALRFVGKKIEAMEIGG; this is encoded by the coding sequence ATGATTCAGACGACAGTAGAACTGGAGGCCGCCTGCCAAGAGCTGGCCCGCTCGAGCTATATTACGATCGACACGGAATTTCTGCGCGAGACCACATTCTGGCCGGAACTCTGCCTGATCCAGATGGCGAGCCCGGATGCGGCGGTGATCGTCGATCCGATGGCGCCGGGAATCGACCTCGCGCCCTTCTTCGCGCTGATGGCCAATGCCGACGTCGTCAAGGTCTTCCACGCGGCGCGCCAGGACATCGAAATCATCCACCACCTCGGCAACCTCATTCCGCATCCGCTTTTCGACACGCAAGTGGCGGCCATGGTCTGCGGCTTCGGCGACAGCGTCTCCTATGACCAGCTCGTCAGCCGCATCAAGAACGTGCAGATCGACAAGTCGTCGCGCTTCACCGACTGGAGCCGCAGGCCGCTCACCGACAAGCAGCTCGAATATGCGCTGGCCGACGTAACGCATCTCAGGGACATCTACCATTACCTCAAGGCGGAGCTCGAGCGGGAAGGACGCTCCTCTTGGCTGGCCGAGGAAATGGCCATTCTGGAGAACCGGGAGACCTACGATCTTCACCCGGAGAATGCCTGGCAGCGCCTGAAGATGCGCGTCAGAAAGCCGATCGAGCTGGCGGTGCTGCAGAAGATCGCCGCCTGGCGCGAGCGCGAAGCACGGTCCCGCAACGTGCCGCGCGGCCGGATCATCAAGGACGACGCGATCTACGAGATCGCCCAGCAGCAGCCGAAGGATGCGGAAGCACTCGGCCGGCTGAGGACCATTCCCAAGGGTTGGGAGCGTTCCGCTGCCGGGACCGCGATCATCGAGGCGGTCACCGAGGCGCTGGCGCTTCCGAAGGCCGATCTGCCCCGCCTGCCGCGCCAGAACCACGCGCCGGAGGGCGCTGCGGCAGCGGGCGAGATGCTCAAAGTGCTCCTGAAGCTCATCGCCGAAAAGGAGGGCGTGGCGGCCAAGATCATCGCCAGCAGCGACGATCTCGATCGGATCGCCGCCGAAGGCGAAAAGGCCGACGTCGCCGCGCTGCACGGCTGGCGCCGGGAGCTTTTCGGCGACATGGCGCTGAAGCTTATCAATGGCGAGGTGGCGCTTCGCTTCGTCGGAAAGAAGATCGAGGCGATGGAAATCGGCGGTTGA
- a CDS encoding multicopper oxidase family protein encodes MTPMLSRRSFLQGSAALGGAFALGAGLAARAGATAEPQVLTAQLAQAQIAADGVTPVMTYGLGDAPHSGMPPVLRMRKGEAYAARLVNRLDEPTTIHWHGLRVANAMDGVPEMTQPYVYPGDHFDYVFTPPDAGTFWYHPHCNTLTQMGHGLTGVIVVENPADPIYDAEIVLNLRDWRLGAGGKYIDPFKPRDAARGGTYGTVRTANWQKEPVYDAPAGGLVRARIVATDVTRIYTVGVEGAKAKVVALDGNPVEHPFLLDRLDIGPGQRVDLVLRMPYSEGGRATLGNFRGSNPWTIASFRAAGPALNRDLGDVAPLPANPVAEADLSTAKRIPLELTATAEHKATPSICGSLGYTFWALNKVPWPGDTPEPIAPIEEMKLGKSYVLEIANRTPHAHPIHLHGLSFRILSSNKRSFLPPPTDTILLLPDEQAEVALVADNPGDWVIHCHIIEHQKTGMTGYFKII; translated from the coding sequence ATGACCCCGATGCTGAGCCGCCGCAGTTTTCTTCAGGGCTCGGCGGCGCTCGGCGGCGCCTTTGCGCTCGGCGCCGGACTTGCAGCACGCGCCGGAGCGACTGCCGAACCGCAAGTGCTGACGGCACAGCTTGCGCAAGCGCAGATCGCGGCCGACGGCGTGACGCCCGTCATGACCTACGGGCTCGGCGATGCGCCCCATTCCGGCATGCCGCCGGTCTTGAGGATGCGCAAGGGCGAGGCCTATGCGGCCAGGCTGGTGAACCGGCTCGATGAACCGACAACGATCCATTGGCACGGCTTGCGGGTCGCTAACGCCATGGATGGAGTGCCGGAGATGACCCAACCTTACGTTTATCCCGGCGATCACTTCGACTATGTCTTCACCCCGCCCGACGCCGGCACCTTCTGGTACCATCCCCATTGCAACACGCTGACACAGATGGGCCACGGCCTCACCGGCGTCATCGTCGTCGAGAATCCGGCGGACCCCATTTACGACGCCGAGATTGTCCTCAATCTTCGCGACTGGCGGCTTGGCGCCGGGGGGAAATATATCGACCCGTTCAAACCGCGGGATGCGGCGCGGGGCGGCACCTACGGAACGGTCAGAACCGCCAATTGGCAGAAGGAACCGGTTTACGACGCGCCCGCCGGCGGCCTCGTCCGCGCCAGGATCGTGGCGACCGACGTGACGCGGATCTATACGGTCGGTGTAGAGGGCGCAAAGGCGAAGGTGGTCGCGCTCGATGGCAACCCGGTCGAACATCCGTTCCTGCTCGACCGCTTGGATATCGGGCCGGGGCAGCGCGTCGATCTCGTCCTGCGCATGCCCTATAGCGAAGGGGGGCGCGCGACGCTTGGCAACTTCCGCGGCTCGAACCCTTGGACGATCGCAAGCTTCCGGGCGGCCGGACCTGCCCTGAATCGGGATCTTGGCGACGTCGCTCCCCTCCCCGCCAACCCTGTCGCCGAAGCCGACCTGTCGACGGCGAAACGGATTCCGCTCGAGCTCACGGCGACCGCGGAACACAAGGCGACGCCGTCGATCTGCGGATCGCTCGGCTACACCTTCTGGGCGCTGAACAAGGTTCCGTGGCCGGGGGACACGCCCGAGCCGATTGCGCCGATCGAGGAAATGAAGCTCGGCAAAAGCTATGTGCTCGAAATCGCCAATCGCACGCCGCATGCGCACCCGATCCACCTGCACGGCTTGAGCTTCCGCATCCTCAGCTCAAACAAGCGGAGCTTCCTGCCGCCGCCAACCGACACGATCCTGCTCCTGCCGGACGAACAGGCGGAGGTGGCGCTCGTGGCCGACAACCCCGGCGACTGGGTGATCCACTGCCACATCATCGAACATCAAAAGACCGGGATGACCGGCTATTTCAAAATTATCTGA
- the ppx gene encoding exopolyphosphatase: MVESEAQGRLPGIRPVSVVDIGSNSIRLVVYEGLSRAPTVLFNEKVMCGLGKGIDATGRMEEESVQRALKALHRFRALSDQARATQMYVLATAAAREASNGAVFIEKAEAILDQKVRILTGEEEAYYSAMGVVSGYHDPDGIVGDLGGGSLELVEVEGRRIGNGITLPLGGIRLFEHSNGSLSRARTWVRKFMKGADVLGRGTGRTFYAVGGTWRAIAKLQMEMRGYPLHMMQGYEISYDEAMAILAEVIEPKTLKPSAFATISKSRRSLLPFGAVTMQEAISIMKPERISFSALGVREGYLYSLLSDDERLQDPLLTAADEIAILRARSPEHARELAEWTGRMVPHFGIEEAEEERRYREAACLLADISWRAHPDYRGLQALNIIAHSAFTGITHAGRAYIALANYYRFEGLNDDGATSPLAGITTPRLLELAKLLGGLLRVAYLFSASMPGVARHLTLRPSPRPEVDLEFVVPAAYLDFEGERLDVRLQQLSRLTGKKLAFHFES, translated from the coding sequence ATGGTCGAATCTGAAGCGCAGGGGCGTCTGCCCGGCATACGCCCGGTGTCCGTCGTGGACATCGGCTCCAACTCCATTCGCCTCGTCGTCTACGAGGGGCTTAGCCGTGCCCCGACCGTGCTCTTCAATGAGAAGGTGATGTGCGGCCTCGGCAAGGGCATCGACGCCACCGGCCGGATGGAGGAGGAGAGCGTTCAGCGGGCGCTGAAAGCGCTGCACCGGTTCCGTGCGCTGTCCGACCAGGCCCGCGCCACGCAAATGTATGTGCTGGCGACGGCCGCCGCGCGCGAGGCCTCGAACGGCGCCGTCTTCATCGAGAAGGCGGAAGCCATTCTCGATCAGAAGGTTCGGATCCTCACCGGCGAGGAGGAAGCCTATTACTCGGCCATGGGCGTCGTCAGCGGCTATCACGATCCGGATGGCATCGTCGGCGACCTTGGCGGCGGTTCGCTCGAACTGGTCGAGGTCGAGGGCAGGCGCATCGGCAACGGGATCACCTTGCCGCTCGGCGGCATCCGGCTGTTCGAGCACAGCAACGGCTCCCTGAGCCGGGCGCGCACCTGGGTGCGGAAGTTCATGAAGGGCGCGGATGTACTGGGGCGGGGTACCGGGCGCACCTTCTACGCCGTTGGCGGAACCTGGCGCGCCATCGCCAAGCTGCAGATGGAAATGCGTGGCTATCCGCTGCACATGATGCAGGGCTATGAGATCTCCTATGACGAGGCGATGGCGATCCTGGCCGAAGTGATCGAGCCCAAGACCCTGAAGCCCTCCGCCTTCGCGACAATTTCCAAGAGCCGTCGCAGCCTCTTGCCATTCGGCGCCGTGACGATGCAGGAGGCGATCTCGATCATGAAGCCCGAGCGCATTTCGTTTTCGGCGCTTGGCGTTCGCGAAGGCTACCTCTACTCGCTCCTTTCCGACGACGAACGCCTTCAGGACCCGTTACTGACCGCTGCCGACGAGATCGCCATCCTGCGCGCCCGCTCCCCGGAACATGCGCGCGAGCTTGCCGAGTGGACCGGGCGGATGGTGCCGCATTTCGGCATCGAGGAAGCCGAGGAGGAGCGCCGTTACCGCGAGGCCGCCTGCCTGCTGGCGGATATCAGCTGGCGCGCGCATCCGGACTATCGCGGCCTGCAGGCGTTGAACATCATCGCGCACTCCGCTTTCACCGGCATTACCCATGCCGGCCGCGCCTATATCGCGCTTGCAAATTATTATCGTTTCGAGGGGCTCAACGACGACGGCGCCACCAGCCCGCTCGCCGGCATCACCACGCCGCGCCTGCTCGAACTGGCAAAGCTGCTCGGCGGCCTGTTGCGGGTTGCCTATCTCTTCTCCGCCTCGATGCCGGGCGTCGCGCGCCATCTGACCCTGCGGCCGTCGCCGCGGCCGGAGGTCGATCTCGAATTCGTCGTGCCCGCGGCCTATCTCGATTTCGAGGGCGAACGTCTCGACGTCCGCCTGCAGCAACTGAGCCGGCTGACGGGCAAGAAGCTCGCTTTCCACTTCGAGAGCTGA
- a CDS encoding MFS transporter, translated as MSQIRPLIPLLLTAGILIGGNGLQGTFISLRALEEGFSTSLIGLVGAGYNIGFAIGCVYVARILRAIGHIRTFSAMAAIASAAAIAMVLVIDPGFWFLMRLVAGICFAGLFATVESWLNASVTNASRARTLSVYRLVDLGSVTAAQYLIPGVGIGGFELFAIISMALTLSLVPISFADRSSPIAPEAIRFDVKALWNISPLATIGCIVVGLTNAAFRSLGPIYAQEIGLSVTAIATFMSAGIIGGVVLQYPLGHYSDQIDRRLIILIATFGSLVAGLFLAFGAGSDEWLNFAGIFAFGAFAMPLYSLCSAHANDHAAEGQHALVSAGMLFFWSLGAIIGPLFASFMLDLFGPRALFIYTAVILFLFMLYTLQRMTAREAVPAGERAMPFRNLLRTSSFFNKLAGGSQQQDRLRQDARSPRIAEREDQV; from the coding sequence ATGTCCCAGATTCGCCCGCTCATCCCCCTCCTCCTCACCGCCGGCATCCTGATCGGCGGCAACGGACTGCAGGGCACCTTCATATCCTTGCGTGCGCTGGAGGAAGGCTTTTCGACGTCGCTGATCGGCCTCGTCGGCGCCGGCTACAATATCGGCTTTGCGATCGGCTGCGTCTATGTCGCCCGCATCCTTCGCGCCATCGGTCATATCCGTACCTTCTCGGCAATGGCGGCAATCGCCTCGGCGGCAGCAATCGCGATGGTGCTCGTCATCGATCCGGGCTTCTGGTTCCTGATGCGGCTCGTCGCCGGCATCTGCTTCGCCGGCCTTTTCGCAACGGTAGAAAGCTGGCTGAACGCCAGCGTCACCAATGCCAGCCGGGCCCGCACGCTGTCGGTCTACCGCCTCGTCGATCTCGGCTCGGTGACCGCCGCGCAATATCTGATACCCGGCGTTGGGATCGGCGGCTTCGAGCTCTTCGCCATCATCTCGATGGCGCTGACGCTCTCGCTCGTACCGATCTCCTTTGCCGACCGGTCGAGTCCGATCGCACCGGAGGCGATCCGCTTCGACGTCAAGGCGCTCTGGAACATCTCGCCGCTCGCCACTATCGGCTGCATCGTCGTGGGGCTGACCAATGCCGCCTTCCGTTCGCTCGGGCCGATCTATGCGCAGGAGATCGGGCTTTCGGTGACCGCCATTGCGACCTTCATGAGCGCCGGCATCATCGGCGGCGTGGTGTTGCAATATCCGCTCGGGCATTATTCCGATCAGATCGACCGGCGGCTGATCATCCTCATCGCCACTTTCGGCTCACTTGTCGCCGGTCTCTTCCTCGCCTTCGGCGCCGGCAGCGACGAATGGCTGAATTTTGCCGGCATCTTCGCCTTCGGTGCCTTCGCCATGCCGCTCTATTCGCTCTGTTCGGCCCATGCCAACGACCACGCCGCCGAAGGCCAGCATGCGCTGGTCTCCGCCGGCATGCTGTTCTTCTGGTCGCTCGGCGCCATCATCGGACCGCTCTTCGCCTCCTTCATGCTCGACCTTTTCGGACCGCGGGCGCTCTTCATCTATACTGCTGTTATCCTTTTCCTCTTCATGCTCTACACGCTGCAGCGCATGACGGCGCGGGAGGCCGTGCCGGCCGGCGAGCGTGCGATGCCGTTCCGCAATCTGCTACGCACCTCGTCCTTCTTCAACAAGCTGGCCGGCGGCAGTCAGCAGCAAGATCGCCTGCGGCAAGATGCACGGTCTCCGCGAATTGCTGAACGCGAGGATCAGGTTTAA
- the aspS gene encoding aspartate--tRNA ligase — MHRYRSHTCAALRKSDVGSTVRLSGWVHRVRDHGGVLFIDLRDHYGVTQVVADPDSPAFKMAETVRGEWVIRIDGTVKARTDETVNKNMPTGEIELYAREIEVLSAAKELPLPVFGEPDYPEDVRLKYRFLDLRRETLHKNIIKRTEVIAAMRRGMTDIGFTEYTTPILTASSPEGARDFLVPSRIHPGTFYALPQAPQQYKQLLMVAGFDRYFQIAPCFRDEDPRADRLPGEFYQLDLEMSFVEQEDVWDTMEPMIRAIFSDFAGGKPVTEKFQRIPYDTAIRKYGSDKPDLRNPIEMQDVTRHFAGSGFKVFANMIASNPKVEIWAIPAKTGGSRAFCDRMNAWAQSQGQPGLGYIFWRKESEKLEGAGPLAKNIGEERTDAIRTQLGLEDGDACFFVAGEPAKFYKFAGEARTKAGEELNLVDRDRFELCWIVDFPFYEWNEDEKRADFAHNPFSMPQGGLEALSGDDLLSIKAFQYDMVCNGFEIASGSIRNQSPELMVKAFENVGLSQADVEAQFGGLYRAFQYGAPPHGGMAFGIDRIVMLLVGAKNLREISLFPMNQQAVDLLMGAPSPATPAQLRELAIRPIPQKKD; from the coding sequence ATGCACCGTTACCGCAGCCACACCTGTGCCGCTCTCCGCAAGTCGGATGTCGGCTCCACCGTTCGCCTTTCCGGCTGGGTTCACCGCGTCCGCGACCATGGCGGCGTGCTCTTCATCGACCTGCGCGACCATTATGGCGTCACCCAAGTCGTCGCCGATCCGGATTCGCCCGCCTTCAAGATGGCGGAAACCGTGCGCGGTGAATGGGTCATCCGCATCGACGGAACCGTGAAGGCGCGCACCGACGAGACCGTCAACAAGAACATGCCAACCGGCGAGATCGAGCTCTATGCCCGCGAGATCGAGGTGTTGTCGGCCGCCAAGGAGTTGCCGCTGCCGGTCTTCGGCGAGCCGGACTATCCGGAAGACGTGCGCCTCAAGTACCGCTTCCTCGATCTGCGCCGCGAGACGCTGCACAAGAATATCATCAAGCGCACCGAGGTCATTGCCGCCATGCGCCGGGGAATGACCGACATCGGCTTCACCGAATATACGACGCCGATCCTGACGGCTTCGTCGCCGGAGGGCGCGCGCGACTTCCTCGTGCCGAGCCGCATTCATCCCGGTACTTTCTACGCACTGCCGCAGGCGCCGCAGCAGTACAAGCAGCTCCTGATGGTTGCCGGCTTCGACCGCTATTTCCAGATCGCGCCGTGCTTCCGGGACGAGGACCCGCGTGCCGACCGGCTGCCGGGCGAATTCTACCAGCTCGACCTGGAGATGAGCTTCGTCGAGCAGGAAGACGTCTGGGACACGATGGAGCCGATGATCCGCGCGATCTTTTCGGATTTCGCCGGCGGCAAGCCCGTCACCGAAAAGTTCCAGCGCATTCCCTATGACACGGCGATCCGCAAATATGGATCCGACAAGCCGGATCTGCGCAACCCGATCGAGATGCAGGACGTCACCCGGCATTTCGCCGGCTCCGGCTTCAAGGTCTTTGCCAACATGATTGCCTCCAACCCGAAGGTGGAAATCTGGGCTATTCCGGCCAAGACCGGCGGCAGCCGCGCCTTCTGCGACCGCATGAACGCCTGGGCCCAGAGCCAGGGCCAGCCCGGCCTCGGCTATATCTTCTGGCGCAAGGAAAGCGAGAAGCTCGAAGGGGCAGGCCCGCTCGCCAAGAACATCGGCGAGGAGCGCACCGATGCGATCCGCACGCAGCTCGGCCTCGAGGATGGCGACGCCTGCTTCTTCGTCGCCGGCGAGCCGGCCAAGTTCTACAAATTCGCCGGCGAAGCCCGCACCAAGGCCGGCGAGGAGCTGAACCTCGTCGATCGCGACCGCTTCGAACTGTGCTGGATCGTCGACTTCCCGTTCTATGAATGGAACGAGGACGAGAAGCGCGCCGACTTCGCCCATAACCCGTTCTCGATGCCGCAGGGCGGCCTCGAGGCGCTCTCGGGCGACGACCTGCTGTCGATCAAGGCATTCCAGTACGACATGGTCTGCAACGGCTTCGAAATCGCATCCGGCTCGATCCGTAACCAGTCGCCGGAGCTGATGGTCAAGGCCTTCGAGAATGTCGGCCTCAGTCAGGCGGATGTCGAAGCGCAGTTCGGCGGTCTCTACCGCGCCTTCCAATACGGCGCCCCGCCGCATGGTGGCATGGCCTTCGGCATCGACCGAATCGTCATGCTGCTGGTCGGAGCCAAGAACCTGCGCGAGATCTCGCTGTTCCCGATGAACCAACAGGCGGTCGATCTGTTGATGGGTGCGCCGTCGCCGGCAACGCCGGCGCAGCTGCGCGAACTGGCGATCCGGCCGATCCCGCAGAAAAAGGACTGA
- a CDS encoding adenylate/guanylate cyclase domain-containing protein, whose amino-acid sequence MRWRFSTLEFIFLLLVLAGSGVAYAWVVYGDGALIGATFAVFICMPVLAFERRIILRRLYRAIHSLPTPAFLLSSIAVYFAVENLGFVAAGVVLKTTGVLQQSWSEAMVPSFNVLVYALVVSGPIIFVLRVRELLGRDVFLSLLMGRYRKPVQEERVFLFIDVAGSTAYAERFGDLRMQEYLGKLFAELADPVLRYRGSIDDYIGDAAVITWPFDRAVADAACIRCVFDILDQVQASASRWHKVYGEVPRLRAALHGGTIVAAEIGVDRHKITYFGDTVNTTARLEGLCRTLDRQVLISADLLRRMRLPTFVRSEDLGEHEIKGRGQKLGVFSLRAVQL is encoded by the coding sequence ATGCGCTGGAGATTTTCCACGCTCGAATTCATTTTCCTGCTTCTGGTTCTTGCCGGCAGCGGCGTGGCCTATGCATGGGTCGTCTATGGCGACGGAGCGCTGATCGGCGCGACCTTTGCGGTGTTCATCTGCATGCCGGTCCTTGCCTTTGAACGCCGCATCATCCTGCGCCGCCTCTACAGGGCGATCCACAGCCTTCCGACACCAGCCTTTCTCCTGTCCTCCATCGCCGTCTATTTCGCCGTCGAAAATCTCGGTTTTGTGGCGGCGGGGGTGGTGCTGAAGACGACGGGCGTGCTGCAGCAGTCCTGGAGCGAGGCGATGGTGCCGTCCTTCAATGTGCTCGTCTATGCGCTCGTCGTTTCCGGTCCGATCATTTTCGTGCTGCGGGTGCGGGAACTGCTCGGCCGCGACGTCTTCCTGAGCTTGCTTATGGGACGCTACCGCAAGCCGGTGCAGGAGGAACGCGTATTCCTGTTTATCGACGTCGCCGGCTCGACCGCCTATGCCGAGCGCTTCGGCGACCTCAGGATGCAGGAATATCTCGGCAAACTGTTTGCGGAGCTCGCCGATCCAGTGCTGCGCTATCGCGGCTCCATCGACGACTATATCGGCGACGCCGCGGTCATCACCTGGCCTTTCGACCGAGCCGTGGCCGACGCCGCCTGCATTCGCTGCGTCTTCGACATTCTCGACCAGGTTCAAGCTTCCGCCTCCCGCTGGCACAAGGTGTACGGCGAGGTCCCACGCCTGCGCGCGGCCCTCCACGGAGGAACGATCGTTGCCGCCGAAATCGGCGTCGACAGGCACAAGATCACCTATTTCGGGGACACCGTGAACACGACGGCGCGTCTCGAAGGTCTCTGCCGAACGCTCGATCGGCAGGTGCTGATTTCCGCCGATCTGTTGCGGCGCATGCGCCTGCCGACCTTCGTCAGAAGCGAGGACCTGGGAGAGCACGAGATCAAGGGACGCGGCCAGAAACTCGGGGTATTCTCGCTGCGCGCCGTGCAACTGTAG
- a CDS encoding esterase-like activity of phytase family protein has product MTKSILAVALTLLSATAALADEKAFPATLKAHAVLRANTIIAAPADAAEYLMTSGKFSTVDRKRATELGSVAGKDGVRPTGLSLPFNGQPMQGFSGIKAMPDGTFWSLSDNGFGNKLNSTDAMLMLHHLKIDWDAGKVEALKTVFLSDPDRKAPFPIVMEGSATRYLTGGDFDVESIQPVADGFWIGEEFGPYVLKFDTTGKLTDVIPTTVDGKPVLSPDNPTLTLQADPSKRAPAFNLKRSGGYEGLALSKDGTKLYGLLEGPIWTDGETVEQADGRPALRIVELEAAAKAWTGRSWLYPLAEGGEAIGDFNMLDEKSALVIERDNGAGTVDKACVDPKDPKPDCFAVGSKLKRVYKIAMDDEYVGKAVRKIGYIDLLKISDPDNRKRQGGDGYYDMPFVTIENVDRVDDAHIIVGNDNNLPFSAGRALDKADDNEFVLLEVGDFLKAE; this is encoded by the coding sequence ATGACGAAATCCATCCTCGCCGTCGCCTTGACGCTCCTGTCGGCGACCGCCGCGCTCGCCGATGAAAAGGCCTTTCCGGCGACACTGAAGGCCCATGCGGTCCTGCGGGCCAATACGATCATTGCCGCGCCTGCGGATGCGGCGGAATACCTCATGACTTCGGGCAAGTTCTCGACCGTCGACCGCAAGCGCGCGACGGAGCTCGGCAGCGTAGCGGGCAAGGACGGCGTCCGCCCGACCGGCCTTTCTCTCCCCTTCAACGGCCAGCCGATGCAGGGCTTCTCCGGCATCAAGGCGATGCCGGACGGCACTTTCTGGAGCCTTTCGGACAATGGCTTCGGCAACAAGCTCAATTCGACCGACGCGATGCTGATGCTGCATCATCTGAAAATCGACTGGGACGCCGGCAAGGTCGAAGCGTTGAAAACCGTCTTCCTGTCCGATCCCGACCGCAAGGCGCCCTTCCCGATCGTCATGGAAGGCTCTGCCACACGCTATCTCACCGGCGGAGACTTCGACGTCGAGTCGATCCAGCCGGTCGCCGACGGCTTCTGGATCGGCGAAGAATTCGGTCCCTACGTGCTGAAGTTCGACACGACCGGCAAGCTCACCGACGTGATCCCGACGACGGTGGACGGCAAGCCGGTGCTGTCGCCGGACAATCCGACGCTGACGCTCCAGGCGGACCCGTCGAAGAGGGCGCCCGCTTTCAACCTCAAGCGCTCCGGCGGCTATGAAGGTCTGGCTCTGTCCAAGGACGGCACCAAACTCTACGGCCTGCTCGAGGGGCCGATCTGGACCGACGGCGAAACGGTCGAACAGGCGGATGGCCGCCCGGCGCTCCGCATCGTCGAGCTCGAGGCCGCAGCCAAGGCCTGGACCGGGCGTAGCTGGCTCTATCCGCTCGCCGAAGGCGGCGAGGCGATCGGCGACTTCAATATGCTCGACGAAAAGTCGGCGCTGGTAATCGAGCGCGACAATGGTGCCGGCACCGTCGACAAGGCCTGCGTCGATCCCAAGGATCCGAAGCCGGATTGCTTCGCGGTCGGGTCGAAGCTGAAGCGCGTCTACAAGATCGCGATGGACGATGAGTATGTCGGCAAGGCCGTGCGCAAGATCGGTTACATCGACCTCCTGAAGATTTCCGATCCGGACAACAGGAAGCGCCAGGGCGGCGACGGCTATTATGACATGCCTTTCGTCACCATCGAGAACGTCGATCGCGTCGACGACGCGCATATCATCGTCGGCAACGACAACAACCTGCCCTTCTCCGCCGGACGTGCGCTCGACAAGGCAGACGACAACGAATTCGTGCTGCTCGAAGTCGGCGACTTCCTGAAAGCCGAATAA